A single genomic interval of Gossypium raimondii isolate GPD5lz chromosome 11, ASM2569854v1, whole genome shotgun sequence harbors:
- the LOC105804829 gene encoding transcription factor bHLH94, translated as MALEAVVFQQDLFGYNSKDLYSLLGGNLSYEDIHFPHHNQKSDEANNNFVNGGDSYWVSSSSSPTSMAPPPPPDEATNNNVNGSSSSALDTSTSRPKRRRLKTRKNKEEIENQRMTHIAVERNRRRQMNEYLSVLRSLMPESYVQRGDQASIIGGAINFVKELEHCVQLLSAKKETKERPNGSSSGCSSPFGEFFTFPQYSTSSTRGDNNSIPMNESMVETRSAIADIEVTMVESHANLKIRSKKGPAQLLKLVSGLNSMRLNILHLNVTTVDQTVLYSLSVKVEDDCKLTSVDDIATAVNQLLGRIQEEAVLN; from the exons atggcacTAGAAGCTGTTGTTTTTCAGCAAGATTTGTTTGGTTACAACAGCAAAGATCTATACAGCTTGTTGGGAGGGAATTTGAGCTATGAAGACATACATTTTCCTCATCACAATCAAAAATCTGATGAAGCTAATAATAATTTCGTTAATGGCGGAGATAGTTAttgggtttcttcttcttcttcaccaaCTTCAATGGCTCCGCCACCACCACCTGATGAAGCtactaataataatgttaatggATCATCATCTTCAGCTTTGGATACTTCAACTAGTCGTCCTAAGAGACGTCGACTCAAGACCCGTAAAAACAAAGAAGAGATTGAGAATCAAAGAATGACCCACATTGCTGTTGAACGTAATAGGAGAAGACAAATGAATGAATATCTTTCAGTTCTTCGTTCTCTCATGCCTGAATCTTATGTCCAAagg gGAGATCAAGCTTCAATTATAGGAGGAGCTATCAATTTCGTGAAGGAGCTTGAGCACTGTGTTCAATTGTTAAGTGCTAAGAAAGAAACGAAGGAAAGACCAAATGGGAGTAGTAGTGGCTGTTCATCGCCTTTTGGTGAGTTCTTCACATTCCCACAGTACTCAACGAGCTCGACTCGGGGTGATAACAATTCCATCCCCATGAATGAGTCAATGGTTGAGACCCGATCTGCCATAGCTGACATAGAAGTTACCATGGTGGAGAGCCATGCAAACCTCAAAATAAGGTCGAAAAAGGGACCAGCACAGCTCTTGAAACTGGTTTCAGGGTTGAATAGTATGCGTCTCAATATCCTCCATCTCAATGTCACAACTGTTGATCAAACTGTACTCTATTCTCTCAGTGTCAAG GTAGAAGATGATTGTAAGCTGACTTCAGTGGATGATATTGCAACAGCAGTAAATCAGTTGTTAGGTAGGATTCAAGAAGAAGCTGTGTTGAATTGA
- the LOC105801259 gene encoding uncharacterized protein LOC105801259, which translates to MSSAPICYLTSCKAWDVDLQCPEDHLWASKILDINVKATFIASQKTEREDEEGKKSGMARIIVQQESHKLRLEQLLNDVVTKDWNDTNIYDVLDSMQIPIGRSTVDEIVGCALGMVAKESYKNRNVLRMRVEIEVLVDEQPNLAEGDAYCIDAEADDFWETAEAFRKLRKVVVEEPVENLCSICLVGFLEGSEISATPCSHVFHDRCIRAWLKKCSKKFCPNCVTNLA; encoded by the coding sequence ATGTCATCAGCTCCAATTTGTTACTTAACTTCATGCAAAGCTTGGGACGTCGATTTGCAATGCCCGGAAGACCACTTGTGGGCATCTAAGATACTTGACATTAATGTTAAGGCAACTTTCATTGCCAGCCAGAAAACAGAACGAGAAGATGAAGAAGGAAAGAAGTCGGGCATGGCGAGAATTATCGTCCAACAGGAATCCCACAAGCTACGACTGGAGCAGTTGCTAAACGATGTCGTAACCAAAGACTGGAACGACACCAACATCTATGACGTATTGGACTCAATGCAAATCCCCATTGGTCGCTCCACGGTAGACGAAATCGTCGGCTGTGCGCTGGGCATGGTTGCGAAGGAGAGTTATAAGAACCGGAATGTGTTGAGAATGCGGGTGGAGATTGAGGTATTGGTAGACGAACAGCCAAATTTGGCGGAAGGGGATGCGTATTGTATCGATGCGGAGGCTGATGATTTTTGGGAGACGGCGGAGGCGTTTAGGAAGCTAAGGAAAGTGGTGGTGGAAGAGCCTGTTGAGAATTTATGTTCCATTTGTTTGGTTGGGTTCTTGGAGGGATCGGAGATTAGTGCTACACCATGCTCTCATGTATTCCATGATCGTTGTATTAGAGCTTGGCTAAAGAAATGCAGTAAGAAATTCTGTCCTAACTGTGTTACCAATTTGGCCTAA